In Halapricum desulfuricans, a single window of DNA contains:
- a CDS encoding DNA-methyltransferase, giving the protein METTHRIVTGDARSLAAVEDDSVELVVTSPPYPMIEMWDDLFAELDSEVAADLEAGDGRAAFERMHGVLDAVWREVDRVLVDGGIACVNVGDATRSIGDRFRVFRNHDRISGAFEDLGFDPLPEILWRKPTNSGTKFMGSGMVPPNAYVTLEHEYVLVFRNGGESREFEPRAQRRYDAAYFWEERNRWFSDVWTDIQGTLQTLGGDGTHSDGLRERSGAFPVELPYRLINMYSVYGDTVLDPFWGTGTTSLAAMLAARNSIGYELNEDFRSVFDERIEGLPERSRDVIDSRLRAHCEFVARQREAGETLEYEAERYGFPVRTKQERSITFYEATDMYETGAGYALAHEPVEETPEQPSQDSHSEL; this is encoded by the coding sequence ATGGAGACAACGCACCGGATCGTGACCGGCGACGCGCGGTCGCTCGCGGCCGTCGAGGACGACTCTGTCGAGCTCGTCGTCACCTCGCCACCCTATCCCATGATCGAGATGTGGGACGACCTGTTCGCCGAACTCGATTCCGAGGTCGCCGCCGACCTCGAGGCGGGCGACGGCCGGGCGGCTTTCGAGCGGATGCATGGCGTGCTCGATGCGGTCTGGCGGGAGGTTGATCGGGTGTTGGTCGACGGTGGCATCGCGTGTGTCAACGTCGGTGACGCGACCCGCTCCATCGGCGATCGCTTTCGCGTCTTCCGGAACCACGACCGGATCAGCGGCGCGTTCGAGGACCTGGGATTCGATCCGCTCCCCGAAATCCTCTGGCGTAAGCCAACGAACTCCGGGACCAAGTTCATGGGCTCGGGGATGGTCCCGCCCAACGCCTACGTCACGCTCGAACACGAGTACGTGCTGGTCTTTCGCAACGGCGGGGAGAGCCGCGAGTTCGAGCCCCGCGCCCAGCGACGCTACGACGCGGCGTACTTCTGGGAGGAGCGCAACCGCTGGTTCTCCGATGTCTGGACGGATATTCAGGGGACACTCCAGACGCTCGGCGGTGACGGGACCCACAGCGACGGCCTCCGGGAGCGCTCCGGGGCGTTCCCCGTCGAGCTCCCCTACCGGCTGATCAACATGTACTCGGTCTACGGCGACACCGTTCTCGATCCGTTCTGGGGGACGGGAACCACCTCGCTGGCGGCGATGCTCGCCGCGCGCAACTCGATCGGCTACGAGCTGAACGAGGACTTTCGATCGGTGTTCGACGAGCGCATCGAAGGTCTGCCCGAGCGTTCCCGTGACGTGATCGACAGTCGGCTCCGTGCCCACTGCGAGTTCGTCGCCCGACAGCGCGAGGCGGGCGAGACGCTCGAATACGAGGCCGAACGCTACGGCTTCCCCGTCCGCACGAAACAGGAGCGGTCGATCACCTTCTACGAGGCCACGGACATGTACGAGACTGGTGCTGGGTATGCACTCGCCCACGAGCCGGTCGAGGAGACGCCCGAGCAGCCGTCCCAGGACAGTCACTCGGAGCTGTGA
- a CDS encoding FAD-dependent oxidoreductase: protein MSERVVIVGGNAGGASAAARLRRLEESLDIVVLEKGENVSIGTCGMPYYVGDAIEDIDDLLVQTPQSLETRFALDIRTGHEVIDVDPEEKTVAVAHDGDTETVAYDSLLLSPGAEPIVPPIDGIDEAGNVHTLQSLSAAEAIRDRVEAEGTERAVVIGGGYIGLEATESLQEAGLSVSLVEMEDHVMQALDYEMAAQINNHLRDQGVDLYLNARAESIDAGDSTTVELADGTAIPADVIVLATGVTPRTELAEAAGLEIGDAGGIVVDDRLRTTEDDVYAIGDAIEVTDCVTGEPAHVPLAGPANKQGRIVANVIAGREDSQNCVLSTSIAKVFEKTVAATGRNERALEAAGIDYEKSFTYSMSHASYYPGAEPMWIKLIFGPEDGRLYGAQIVGGEGVDKRIDVIATAIEFEKTVFDLQELDLAYAPPYGSGKDPVNMAGFAAGNIVSGVVDVLHWHDLEDLDPTEYTLLDCRPLEERHDDGEIYGTRKLPLSNIRDRLDELPEDTTIVPHCKAGLRSYITTRILTQHGFDAKNIAGGYELYRAAQRDRDARDRGAELGTVFR, encoded by the coding sequence ATGAGCGAGCGCGTCGTGATCGTCGGCGGCAACGCCGGCGGTGCCAGCGCGGCGGCCCGACTCCGTCGTCTTGAGGAATCGCTCGACATCGTCGTCCTCGAAAAGGGCGAGAACGTCTCGATCGGGACCTGCGGGATGCCCTACTACGTGGGAGACGCGATCGAGGACATCGACGACCTGCTCGTCCAGACGCCCCAGTCGCTGGAGACGCGCTTCGCGCTCGACATCCGGACCGGGCACGAGGTGATCGACGTCGATCCCGAGGAGAAGACGGTCGCGGTCGCACACGACGGCGACACCGAGACGGTGGCCTACGATTCGCTGCTCCTGTCGCCCGGTGCCGAGCCGATCGTCCCGCCGATCGACGGGATCGACGAGGCCGGGAACGTCCACACGCTGCAGTCGCTGTCGGCGGCAGAGGCGATCCGCGACCGCGTCGAAGCCGAAGGGACCGAACGCGCCGTCGTCATCGGCGGCGGGTACATCGGGCTGGAGGCGACCGAGAGCCTGCAGGAGGCCGGTCTATCGGTCTCGCTGGTCGAGATGGAAGACCACGTGATGCAGGCGCTTGACTACGAGATGGCCGCCCAGATCAACAACCACCTCCGCGATCAGGGCGTCGACCTGTATCTCAACGCCCGCGCCGAGTCGATCGACGCCGGCGACTCGACGACGGTCGAACTCGCCGACGGGACGGCCATTCCGGCGGACGTGATCGTGCTCGCGACGGGTGTCACGCCCCGGACCGAACTCGCCGAGGCCGCCGGGCTGGAGATCGGCGATGCGGGCGGGATCGTCGTCGACGACCGGCTTCGGACGACCGAGGACGACGTCTACGCCATCGGCGACGCGATCGAGGTGACCGACTGCGTGACCGGCGAGCCGGCACACGTCCCGCTGGCCGGGCCGGCCAACAAGCAGGGCCGGATCGTGGCGAACGTCATCGCCGGCCGCGAGGATAGCCAGAACTGCGTGCTCTCGACGTCGATCGCGAAGGTCTTCGAGAAGACGGTCGCCGCGACCGGCCGCAACGAACGCGCGCTCGAGGCGGCCGGGATCGACTACGAGAAGTCGTTCACCTACTCGATGTCCCACGCCAGCTACTACCCCGGCGCCGAGCCGATGTGGATCAAGCTGATCTTCGGTCCCGAGGACGGCCGCCTCTACGGCGCGCAGATCGTCGGCGGTGAGGGCGTCGACAAGCGCATCGACGTGATCGCGACCGCCATCGAGTTTGAGAAGACGGTCTTCGACCTGCAGGAGCTCGATCTCGCATACGCGCCGCCGTACGGGTCCGGGAAAGACCCCGTCAACATGGCCGGGTTCGCCGCGGGCAACATCGTCTCCGGCGTCGTCGACGTGCTCCACTGGCACGATCTCGAGGATCTCGACCCGACAGAATACACGCTTTTGGACTGTCGACCGCTGGAGGAGCGCCACGACGACGGCGAGATCTACGGTACCCGGAAGCTCCCGCTGTCGAACATCAGAGACCGCCTCGATGAACTGCCCGAGGACACGACGATCGTTCCCCACTGCAAGGCCGGGCTCCGATCGTATATCACCACGCGAATCCTGACCCAGCACGGCTTCGACGCGAAGAACATCGCCGGGGGCTACGAGCTGTACCGCGCGGCCCAGCGCGACCGCGACGCCCGCGACCGCGGTGCCGAACTCGGGACGGTTTTCCGGTAG
- a CDS encoding MBL fold metallo-hydrolase, producing the protein MAIGDVETVPADESVHYVDTGMYDSAEYGSVYLIDDDRPALVDSGIGTNYERILHLLETVGVAPDELSVIALTHVHLDHAGGAGFLAEACPNAAVYVHEIGAPHLVDPGRLWEGTKGAVGEQIVFYTEPEPVPEERIEPITDGAEIDLGDHTLRAHHAPGHAPHQVVFEMPESDAVFTGDAAGVYTPSVDRIHATSPPPQFDLDGALEDVEMLQDLDPETLLYAHFGPAPADGRLSAYAERLQSWVAEVRDADGDADDIEGIVERLWDPADAPEVWDERKARGEFAMNVRGVLASLDE; encoded by the coding sequence ATGGCGATCGGTGACGTCGAAACAGTTCCGGCCGACGAGAGCGTCCACTACGTCGACACCGGGATGTACGACTCCGCGGAGTACGGCTCGGTGTACCTGATCGACGACGACCGTCCCGCGCTGGTCGACTCCGGAATCGGGACGAACTACGAGCGGATCCTCCATCTGCTCGAGACCGTCGGGGTGGCTCCCGACGAGCTGTCGGTGATCGCGCTGACGCACGTGCACCTCGATCACGCCGGCGGTGCCGGATTTCTCGCCGAAGCGTGTCCGAACGCCGCGGTCTACGTCCACGAGATCGGCGCACCCCACCTCGTCGACCCCGGCCGACTCTGGGAGGGGACGAAAGGGGCCGTCGGCGAACAGATCGTCTTCTACACCGAACCGGAGCCGGTCCCCGAAGAGAGGATCGAGCCGATCACTGACGGCGCGGAGATCGATCTCGGAGACCATACGCTCAGAGCGCATCACGCGCCGGGACACGCTCCCCATCAGGTCGTCTTCGAGATGCCCGAGAGCGACGCTGTCTTCACCGGCGACGCCGCCGGCGTCTACACGCCGTCGGTCGATCGGATCCACGCCACCAGCCCGCCGCCGCAGTTCGATCTCGACGGCGCGCTCGAGGACGTCGAGATGCTTCAGGATCTCGACCCCGAGACGCTGCTGTACGCCCACTTCGGGCCGGCCCCGGCCGACGGTCGGCTCTCGGCATACGCCGAGCGGCTCCAGTCGTGGGTCGCCGAGGTTCGAGACGCCGACGGAGACGCCGACGACATCGAGGGGATCGTCGAACGGCTGTGGGATCCGGCCGACGCCCCCGAGGTCTGGGACGAGCGCAAGGCGCGTGGCGAGTTCGCGATGAACGTCCGCGGCGTGCTGGCGTCGCTCGACGAGTAG
- a CDS encoding fasciclin domain-containing protein, whose amino-acid sequence MLIAALVAKPDLLETLNTRRGQYTVFAPVDAAFGTAGFDEDNAGEIPEDILLYHLTRGRRYADSVLGAPRLRMLNREFVTQDDGVLNDGQATIVVTDLEAANGVVHAVDGVLLP is encoded by the coding sequence GTGTTGATCGCCGCGCTCGTGGCGAAGCCGGACCTGCTCGAGACGCTCAATACCCGGCGCGGCCAGTACACGGTGTTCGCGCCGGTCGACGCCGCCTTCGGGACGGCTGGCTTCGACGAGGACAACGCCGGGGAGATTCCGGAAGACATCCTGCTGTACCACCTCACCCGCGGCCGCCGGTACGCCGACTCGGTCCTCGGCGCGCCGCGGCTCCGGATGCTCAACCGCGAGTTCGTCACGCAGGACGACGGCGTGCTAAACGACGGACAGGCGACGATCGTCGTGACGGATCTCGAGGCCGCCAACGGCGTCGTCCACGCGGTCGACGGCGTCCTGCTGCCCTGA
- a CDS encoding glycosyltransferase family 87 protein: MLDLEERNRGTRLVLLVGVALGLGNLAYVLLASPRHIAIDYRVYHLAGTVALEGGNFYAAVPEGLPGYFHYVYPPITVLGFVPLALLGGETVGFAVHTIETVLVGLGAAWLLVRYIERVGGGRLPWLDRGLIAAFVVGSVHSMSSLLFGQVNHHLVAALVVGFVALDADRETLAGVAFGLAAFLKVFPAAVGLWLLRRRAWRAIGSAVGFALAGFAAGLAVFGPELTAAYVERAIVPRFSPDAFAGGLAPGETYLTIRRPISVLLPTVDPALYGLLAALVLAPPVAYLYRTIEDREDRLVSIMGTMAAILVFFPSFPLYVVILYFPLVPLLYLLERGRPRRLLLAGALVASIAIRYDDLRQGFEMAGSAPDLLETVVRPVLTFVTPGLVGVLVILGACLLQRRHKHGPQFDPARD, from the coding sequence GTGCTGGACCTCGAGGAGCGAAACCGCGGCACCCGACTCGTCCTGCTGGTGGGCGTCGCGCTCGGACTCGGCAATCTCGCGTACGTCCTGCTGGCCAGCCCCCGGCACATCGCCATCGACTACCGGGTGTACCACCTCGCGGGCACCGTCGCGCTTGAAGGCGGGAACTTCTACGCGGCCGTCCCCGAGGGACTTCCGGGGTACTTCCATTACGTCTACCCGCCGATCACTGTTCTCGGGTTCGTTCCGCTGGCGTTGCTGGGTGGTGAGACGGTCGGGTTCGCCGTCCACACGATCGAGACGGTGCTGGTGGGGCTGGGCGCGGCGTGGCTGCTCGTCCGGTACATCGAGCGCGTCGGCGGCGGTCGCCTCCCGTGGCTCGATCGCGGGCTGATCGCTGCGTTCGTCGTCGGCTCGGTCCACTCGATGTCCTCGCTGCTGTTCGGGCAGGTCAACCACCATCTCGTGGCCGCACTGGTAGTCGGCTTCGTCGCGCTCGACGCGGATCGGGAGACGCTCGCCGGCGTCGCCTTCGGGCTCGCAGCGTTTCTGAAGGTGTTTCCGGCGGCCGTCGGCCTCTGGCTGCTCCGGCGGCGGGCCTGGCGAGCGATCGGTAGTGCCGTCGGGTTCGCCCTCGCCGGCTTCGCGGCCGGGCTGGCCGTCTTCGGGCCGGAGCTGACGGCCGCGTACGTCGAGCGCGCGATCGTCCCGCGGTTCTCGCCCGACGCCTTCGCGGGCGGGCTCGCTCCCGGCGAAACGTATCTGACGATTCGGCGGCCGATCTCGGTGCTGTTGCCGACCGTCGATCCGGCGCTGTACGGCCTTCTGGCGGCGCTCGTGCTCGCGCCGCCGGTAGCGTATCTCTACCGGACGATCGAGGACCGTGAGGACCGGCTCGTCTCGATCATGGGGACGATGGCCGCGATTCTCGTCTTCTTCCCGTCGTTTCCGCTGTACGTCGTGATCCTCTACTTCCCGCTGGTCCCCCTGCTGTACCTGCTCGAACGCGGGCGGCCGCGACGGCTGTTGCTCGCTGGCGCGCTCGTCGCCTCGATCGCGATTCGGTACGACGACCTCAGGCAAGGCTTCGAGATGGCGGGTTCCGCACCCGATCTTCTCGAGACGGTCGTCCGACCGGTCTTGACGTTCGTGACGCCCGGGCTGGTCGGAGTGCTCGTGATTCTTGGGGCGTGTCTCCTCCAGCGCCGCCACAAGCACGGGCCACAGTTCGACCCAGCTCGTGATTGA
- a CDS encoding DUF7385 family protein, with protein MSELDVTDGFDVHEYREGFKLRKETRETMHLENRAGYDCPVCGSPFEKLFASEKREHTFQSPPGPFCLVRTDDQLLLFTHS; from the coding sequence ATGTCGGAACTGGACGTGACGGACGGGTTCGACGTCCACGAGTACCGCGAGGGGTTCAAACTCCGCAAGGAGACCCGGGAGACGATGCATCTGGAAAACCGGGCCGGCTACGACTGTCCCGTCTGTGGGTCCCCTTTCGAGAAACTGTTCGCCTCCGAGAAGCGCGAGCACACCTTCCAGTCTCCCCCCGGGCCGTTCTGTCTGGTCCGCACGGACGACCAATTACTGCTGTTCACGCACTCCTAA
- a CDS encoding DUF7525 family protein: protein MSHASSSDMDVGLAMLFGALAVAGAAVMYLAVDAQLLAATGFAIAVAAGALAIGALHVYGA, encoded by the coding sequence ATGAGTCACGCGTCGAGTTCGGACATGGACGTCGGTCTCGCGATGCTGTTCGGGGCGCTCGCGGTCGCCGGGGCCGCAGTGATGTACCTGGCTGTCGACGCCCAGTTGCTGGCGGCGACGGGGTTCGCGATCGCAGTCGCCGCCGGCGCGCTCGCGATCGGCGCGCTACACGTCTACGGCGCGTAG
- a CDS encoding DUF7123 family protein yields MGEFSEEEQRILEYVRERAAGGEAYLRAKQIAEGIGLSAKQVGVRLPKLAEKADEVDIEKWGRARSTTWRVTRG; encoded by the coding sequence ATGGGCGAGTTCAGCGAGGAAGAACAGCGGATCTTGGAGTACGTCCGCGAACGTGCCGCGGGAGGCGAGGCCTACCTCCGGGCGAAACAGATCGCTGAAGGGATCGGGCTCTCGGCGAAGCAGGTCGGCGTCCGCCTGCCGAAACTCGCCGAGAAGGCCGACGAGGTCGACATCGAGAAATGGGGACGCGCCCGGTCGACGACCTGGCGGGTCACTCGCGGATAG
- a CDS encoding CoxG family protein translates to MTIRVEREVDVPVPPERVWEYIVEPENRARPISVVTDFELDDETARKATWHIKLPIPLIDRTIAVETEDVTRDPPKYVKFTGRSKVMRVVGEHELEPTETGTRLTNRFTVEGRVPGVERFFKRNLETEFDNIEDALFDDLGLRH, encoded by the coding sequence ATGACGATTCGGGTCGAGCGGGAAGTGGACGTGCCGGTGCCGCCCGAGCGAGTCTGGGAGTACATCGTCGAGCCGGAAAACCGGGCCCGGCCGATCAGCGTGGTCACGGATTTCGAACTCGACGACGAGACGGCTCGGAAAGCGACCTGGCACATCAAGCTCCCGATCCCGTTGATCGATCGGACGATCGCCGTCGAGACCGAAGATGTCACGCGCGATCCTCCGAAATACGTCAAGTTCACCGGTCGGTCGAAAGTGATGCGCGTCGTCGGCGAACACGAACTCGAACCGACCGAAACGGGAACGCGCCTGACCAATCGCTTCACCGTCGAGGGGCGCGTCCCGGGCGTCGAGCGCTTCTTCAAGCGCAACCTCGAAACGGAGTTCGACAACATCGAAGACGCCCTGTTCGACGACCTCGGACTCCGACACTAG
- a CDS encoding CDC48 family AAA ATPase: protein MSGGDGVALTVAGARKRDAGRGIARLPERVRSRLGVLSGDSIVIEGDQQTVAKVWPGNGDDDALRIDADTRANAGVTIGDTVRVRPATVSRARSITVRPTEDLGEFSSESVAPLVKDGVLDRPLRQGEQFHVKGVGGFEVLDTDPGGSVRVEDATGVTVAPREIEDGPSDEATADESTDDTETASTTYEDIGGLDDELEKVREMIELPLSRPDLFQRLSISPPSGVLLYGPPGTGKTLIARAVANEVDAYFDVISGPEIVSKYKGESEERLREAFDRATENAPAILFIDEVDSIAGARDDDSDMENRVVAQLLTLMDGLEDRGRVVVIGATNRVDAVDPALRRGGRFDREIEIGVPGVKGRREILDVHTRGMPLADDVDLDRLAERTHGFVGADIESLTTEAAMHALRRDQERPTVGREDFESALASVDPSAMREYVAESPSVDFDDVGGLDGAKATLERAVEWPLLYGPLFEATDTEPPSGVLLHGPPGTGKTLLARALAGESGVNFIHVNGPELLDRYVGESEESVREVFDRARQTAPTIVFLDEIDAIAGRRGDSNEVTERVVSQLLTELDGVAENPNLVVVAATNRKAAIDDALLRPGRLEEHIEVPLPDADARRKILDVHTRDKPLDEDVDLEELVTGTEGYSGAEIEALVRKATIAAIDDIVLAHAPEEANEYADEISVTAAHFENALEE, encoded by the coding sequence ATGTCAGGCGGCGACGGGGTGGCGTTGACGGTCGCGGGCGCACGGAAGCGCGACGCGGGCCGTGGCATCGCGCGCCTTCCCGAACGGGTTCGCAGCCGGCTGGGCGTGTTGAGCGGCGACTCGATCGTCATCGAGGGGGACCAGCAGACGGTCGCGAAAGTCTGGCCCGGCAACGGTGACGACGACGCCCTGCGGATCGACGCCGATACCCGGGCGAACGCGGGCGTGACGATCGGCGACACCGTCCGGGTCCGTCCGGCGACGGTGTCCCGTGCCCGATCGATCACGGTGCGACCCACCGAGGACCTCGGGGAGTTCAGCAGTGAGTCGGTCGCCCCGCTGGTCAAAGACGGGGTGCTTGACCGGCCGCTACGGCAGGGCGAGCAGTTCCACGTCAAGGGGGTCGGCGGGTTCGAGGTGCTCGACACCGATCCCGGGGGTTCAGTCCGTGTCGAGGACGCGACGGGGGTCACGGTCGCCCCACGGGAGATTGAGGACGGACCGAGCGACGAAGCGACGGCTGACGAATCCACCGACGACACCGAAACCGCATCGACGACCTACGAGGACATCGGGGGGCTGGACGACGAACTGGAGAAGGTCCGGGAGATGATCGAACTCCCGCTGTCGAGACCCGATCTCTTTCAGCGACTCTCCATTTCCCCGCCCAGCGGCGTCCTGCTGTACGGACCACCGGGCACTGGCAAGACGCTGATCGCCCGCGCGGTCGCCAACGAGGTCGACGCCTACTTCGACGTCATCTCCGGCCCCGAGATCGTCTCGAAGTACAAGGGCGAGAGCGAGGAGCGGTTGCGCGAGGCCTTCGATCGGGCAACCGAGAACGCCCCCGCCATCCTGTTCATCGACGAGGTCGATTCGATCGCCGGCGCGCGCGACGACGACAGCGACATGGAGAACCGCGTGGTCGCCCAGCTGCTGACGCTGATGGACGGGCTGGAGGACCGCGGGCGCGTCGTGGTGATCGGCGCGACCAACCGCGTGGACGCGGTCGATCCCGCGCTTCGGCGCGGCGGCCGCTTCGACCGGGAGATCGAGATCGGCGTCCCTGGAGTCAAAGGCCGCCGAGAGATTCTGGACGTACATACACGCGGGATGCCGCTGGCCGACGACGTGGACCTCGACCGACTGGCAGAGCGGACCCACGGGTTCGTCGGTGCCGACATCGAGAGCCTGACGACCGAGGCCGCGATGCACGCGCTGCGACGCGATCAGGAACGGCCGACGGTCGGCCGCGAGGACTTCGAGTCGGCACTCGCGTCGGTCGACCCCTCCGCGATGCGGGAGTACGTCGCCGAATCACCGAGCGTCGACTTCGACGACGTCGGCGGACTGGACGGCGCCAAAGCGACGCTCGAACGGGCCGTCGAGTGGCCGCTGCTGTACGGGCCGCTGTTCGAGGCGACCGATACCGAACCGCCCAGCGGCGTCCTGTTGCACGGGCCGCCGGGGACCGGGAAGACGTTGCTCGCACGGGCGCTGGCCGGCGAGAGCGGCGTCAACTTCATCCACGTCAACGGCCCCGAACTGCTGGACCGGTACGTCGGCGAGTCCGAGGAGTCCGTTCGGGAAGTCTTCGATCGGGCTCGACAGACCGCACCGACGATCGTCTTCCTCGACGAGATCGACGCCATCGCGGGCCGGCGCGGCGACTCCAACGAGGTGACCGAGCGCGTCGTCTCGCAGTTGCTGACGGAACTGGACGGCGTCGCTGAGAACCCGAACCTCGTCGTCGTCGCCGCGACCAACCGAAAGGCCGCGATCGACGACGCGCTGTTGCGGCCCGGACGGCTCGAGGAGCACATCGAGGTCCCCCTGCCCGACGCGGACGCCCGGCGGAAGATACTCGATGTCCACACGCGAGACAAGCCCCTCGACGAGGACGTCGATCTCGAAGAGCTGGTGACCGGGACGGAGGGGTACTCCGGCGCGGAGATCGAGGCGCTGGTCCGCAAGGCCACGATCGCCGCCATCGACGACATCGTGCTCGCTCACGCGCCCGAGGAGGCCAACGAGTACGCTGACGAAATCTCGGTCACGGCCGCACATTTCGAGAACGCACTCGAAGAGTGA
- the eno gene encoding phosphopyruvate hydratase gives MTLITDITLRRILDSRGNATVEAEVTTESGGFGRGAAPSGASTGEHEAIELPAEEAIEKAEAEAVPALVGEVDAIDQRAVDDTLHEVDGTDDFSGIGANSAVAISMAAAKAGADELGLPLFQHLGGTFRGDQFPTPLGNVVGGGEHAEEATNIQEFLSAPVGAPSVTEAVFANAQVHARIGELLEERGVPANKGDEGAWAPPIGDDEAFEIVDQATTKVGDELGFEISFGLDMAAAEMYEDGEYVYEGEDNRSTAEQIDYVAEMVDEYDMAYVEDPLDENDFEAFAELTDRVGDRTLICGDDLYVTNVERLQEGIDKGSSNSILIKPNQIGTLSDAVDAIELGADNGIVSAVSHRSGETEDTTIAHLAVGAAAPYIKTGTVAGERTAKLNELIRIEEQV, from the coding sequence ATGACACTCATCACGGACATCACGCTCCGACGGATACTGGACTCGCGAGGTAACGCCACGGTCGAAGCCGAAGTCACCACCGAGAGCGGTGGATTCGGTCGCGGTGCCGCCCCGAGCGGTGCGAGCACGGGCGAACACGAGGCGATCGAACTGCCCGCGGAGGAAGCCATCGAGAAGGCCGAAGCCGAAGCCGTCCCCGCCCTCGTCGGCGAGGTCGACGCGATCGACCAGCGCGCGGTCGACGACACGCTACACGAGGTAGACGGGACCGACGACTTCTCGGGTATCGGCGCGAACAGCGCGGTCGCGATCAGCATGGCCGCCGCCAAGGCCGGCGCCGACGAACTCGGACTCCCGCTGTTCCAGCACCTGGGCGGGACCTTCCGGGGCGATCAGTTCCCGACGCCGCTGGGGAACGTCGTCGGCGGCGGCGAGCACGCAGAGGAAGCCACCAACATCCAGGAGTTCCTCTCGGCGCCGGTGGGCGCACCGAGCGTCACCGAGGCGGTCTTCGCCAACGCGCAGGTCCACGCTCGCATCGGCGAACTCCTCGAGGAGAGGGGCGTCCCCGCGAACAAGGGCGACGAGGGCGCGTGGGCGCCGCCGATCGGCGACGACGAGGCCTTCGAGATCGTCGATCAGGCCACCACCAAGGTCGGCGACGAACTCGGCTTCGAGATCTCGTTCGGCCTGGACATGGCCGCCGCCGAGATGTACGAAGACGGCGAGTACGTCTACGAGGGCGAGGACAACCGCTCGACGGCCGAACAGATCGACTACGTCGCCGAGATGGTCGACGAGTACGACATGGCCTACGTCGAGGACCCCCTGGACGAGAACGACTTCGAGGCCTTCGCCGAGCTGACCGACCGCGTCGGCGACCGGACGCTCATCTGTGGCGACGACCTCTACGTCACTAACGTCGAGCGCCTCCAGGAGGGTATCGACAAGGGCTCCTCGAACTCCATTCTCATCAAGCCCAACCAGATCGGCACCCTCTCCGATGCGGTCGACGCCATCGAACTCGGCGCGGACAACGGTATCGTGTCGGCGGTCTCCCACCGCAGCGGTGAGACCGAGGACACGACCATCGCTCACCTCGCCGTGGGCGCGGCCGCCCCCTACATCAAGACCGGCACCGTCGCCGGCGAACGCACCGCCAAACTGAACGAACTCATCCGCATCGAAGAACAGGTCTAA
- a CDS encoding MinD/ParA family ATP-binding protein — translation MTGHVFTIAGGKGGVGKTTTAVNAGVAMEDAGYDVVIVDADLGMANLAAMLGIDHDTSLHEVLAERAAISDTLTEGPGGVTLVPGEQSLEAFADADPAKLRKVIKTLANAYDVVLIDTGAGLSHEATVPLGLADSVLLVTTPDSVAIGDAGKTAQLAQRVDGEVIGTILTRAEVQSDIDEVEREVDYPLLAVIPEDTEATTDEPLVLNFPDSPAANAYRRLSTALERVLKGETVETIVEEETEWFPSATEEETSEDDDGDRGGVLGLFGG, via the coding sequence ATGACGGGACACGTCTTTACCATTGCTGGCGGCAAGGGCGGTGTCGGGAAGACGACGACCGCCGTCAATGCCGGCGTCGCGATGGAAGACGCCGGTTACGACGTGGTTATCGTCGACGCCGACCTCGGGATGGCGAACCTCGCGGCCATGCTCGGGATCGACCACGATACCAGTCTGCACGAGGTGCTCGCCGAGCGCGCGGCGATCAGCGACACGCTCACCGAGGGGCCCGGCGGTGTCACGCTCGTCCCCGGCGAACAGAGTCTTGAAGCGTTCGCGGACGCCGACCCCGCGAAACTCCGGAAAGTTATCAAGACGCTGGCCAACGCCTACGACGTCGTCCTGATCGACACTGGCGCGGGACTGAGCCACGAGGCAACGGTCCCACTCGGGTTGGCGGACAGCGTCTTGCTGGTCACGACGCCCGACAGCGTCGCGATCGGCGACGCCGGCAAGACCGCACAGCTCGCACAGCGGGTCGACGGCGAAGTCATCGGCACGATCCTGACTCGCGCAGAAGTCCAGTCCGACATCGACGAGGTCGAGCGCGAGGTCGACTACCCGCTACTGGCAGTCATCCCGGAGGACACGGAGGCGACGACCGACGAACCGCTCGTGTTGAATTTCCCGGACAGCCCCGCCGCGAACGCCTACCGACGCCTCTCGACGGCGCTCGAACGCGTACTCAAAGGCGAGACCGTCGAGACTATTGTCGAAGAGGAAACGGAATGGTTTCCCTCGGCCACAGAGGAAGAGACGAGCGAAGACGACGACGGCGACAGGGGCGGCGTTCTCGGCCTGTTCGGCGGGTAG